One Natrinema longum genomic window carries:
- the citE gene encoding L-malyl-CoA/beta-methylmalyl-CoA lyase, translating into MTDDIRLCRTFQTAPAAVPKDDSAKYLTSALEAEGFQAPDWLVPDMEDGTAPDMKAEGLENTIEKVPQYDFPGEIWPRVEWSYEDEEYCEKGRDQIDRLVAEIGDEIDGVVVPKVGRLEDVQRAAEVVAEAEAEHGYDDGSIGLSIIVETGRARSDLREIARFGEDSRLTALVFGPVDYAAELGGRDLGEGMPRWDGLLEALSNEASAGGLLSIGGPFDDLFKERAGLTYYNADEYADQVEHEAKLGLDGSWSLYPKQTIQANTVHMPTPDELERDVHKIERFNEAKREGTGAVTIDGQMVDEATFKNFRNTVQQVRAIDDMRPAQTEDYYEDELLTRARELELSYR; encoded by the coding sequence ATGACTGACGACATTCGACTCTGCCGTACGTTCCAGACCGCACCGGCCGCCGTTCCGAAAGACGACTCGGCGAAGTATCTCACCTCCGCGCTCGAGGCGGAAGGCTTCCAGGCCCCCGACTGGCTCGTCCCCGACATGGAAGACGGGACGGCACCGGACATGAAAGCCGAGGGGCTGGAGAACACCATCGAGAAGGTCCCCCAGTACGATTTCCCCGGCGAGATCTGGCCCCGCGTCGAGTGGAGCTACGAGGACGAGGAGTACTGCGAGAAGGGCCGCGACCAGATCGACCGACTCGTCGCCGAGATCGGTGACGAGATCGACGGCGTCGTCGTCCCCAAGGTCGGCCGCCTCGAGGACGTCCAACGCGCCGCCGAGGTCGTCGCCGAAGCGGAAGCCGAACACGGCTACGACGACGGCTCGATCGGTCTCTCGATCATCGTCGAGACCGGGCGCGCCCGCTCGGACCTGCGCGAAATCGCCAGGTTCGGCGAGGACTCCCGACTCACCGCGCTCGTCTTCGGTCCCGTCGACTACGCGGCCGAACTCGGCGGCCGCGATCTGGGCGAGGGCATGCCACGCTGGGACGGCCTCCTCGAGGCCCTCTCGAACGAGGCCAGCGCCGGCGGCCTGCTCTCCATCGGCGGCCCCTTCGACGACCTCTTCAAGGAACGCGCCGGGCTGACTTACTACAACGCCGACGAGTACGCCGACCAGGTCGAACACGAAGCCAAACTCGGCCTCGACGGCTCCTGGTCGCTGTACCCCAAGCAGACGATCCAGGCCAACACCGTCCACATGCCCACGCCCGACGAACTCGAGCGCGACGTCCACAAGATCGAGCGCTTCAACGAGGCCAAACGCGAGGGGACCGGCGCGGTCACCATCGACGGCCAGATGGTCGACGAAGCCACCTTCAAGAACTTCCGGAACACCGTCCAGCAGGTCCGTGCGATCGACGACATGCGACCCGCACAGACCGAGGACTACTACGAGGACGAGCTGCTGACGCGGGCCCGCGAACTCGAGCTGTCCTACCGCTGA
- a CDS encoding methylaspartate ammonia-lyase — translation MEITGIHATPGYSGFFFDDQRAIKQGAEHDGFTYEGEPVTDGFDEIRQAGESIIVDIELADGTVVRGDCAAVQYSGAGGRDPLFQAEAYAPVIEGPVADELEGRDATDFLDNAELLEEMEVEGDRLHTAIRYGVSQALLAAAAEAETTTKTDVMADALGTEPATEPVPVFGQSGDDRYNNTEKMFVKGVPVLPHALINSVEKIGENGETLLEYVEWLVERSQELGPESYEPRFHIDVYGMIGEIFGAPYDREEVVDYFAALEEAAAPYPIQIEGPMDVGDRADQIDAMVELREGLAEANVGVDIVADEWCNTFEDVQAFVDAGAADLVQVKTPDLGGIHRSGQAVRYCEGTDTRAYLGGTCNETETSARACAHVALATNAAQVLAKPGMGFDEGYMIVENEMRRTIARRKRDRQQQTDEVTADD, via the coding sequence ATGGAGATTACAGGAATACACGCCACGCCCGGCTACTCCGGGTTCTTCTTCGACGACCAGCGCGCGATCAAGCAAGGTGCCGAACACGACGGCTTCACCTACGAGGGCGAGCCCGTCACCGACGGCTTCGACGAGATTCGACAGGCCGGCGAGTCGATCATCGTCGATATCGAACTCGCCGACGGCACCGTCGTGCGGGGCGACTGTGCCGCGGTCCAGTACTCCGGTGCCGGCGGGCGCGACCCGCTCTTCCAGGCCGAGGCGTACGCCCCCGTCATCGAGGGCCCCGTCGCCGACGAACTCGAGGGTCGGGACGCGACCGACTTCCTCGACAACGCCGAACTGCTCGAGGAGATGGAAGTCGAGGGAGACCGACTCCACACGGCGATCCGCTACGGCGTCTCGCAGGCGCTACTGGCCGCCGCGGCCGAGGCCGAAACCACCACGAAGACGGACGTGATGGCCGACGCGCTCGGCACCGAGCCTGCGACGGAGCCGGTTCCGGTCTTCGGCCAATCGGGCGACGACCGCTACAACAACACGGAAAAGATGTTCGTCAAGGGCGTTCCCGTCCTGCCCCACGCGCTGATCAACAGCGTCGAGAAGATCGGCGAAAACGGCGAGACCCTCCTCGAGTACGTGGAGTGGCTCGTCGAACGCTCCCAGGAACTGGGCCCGGAAAGCTACGAGCCCCGCTTCCACATCGACGTCTACGGCATGATCGGGGAGATCTTCGGTGCGCCCTACGACCGCGAGGAGGTCGTCGACTACTTCGCCGCGCTGGAAGAAGCCGCCGCGCCCTACCCGATCCAGATCGAGGGGCCGATGGACGTCGGCGACCGCGCCGACCAGATCGACGCGATGGTCGAGCTCCGCGAGGGGCTCGCCGAGGCCAACGTCGGCGTCGACATCGTCGCCGACGAGTGGTGTAACACCTTCGAGGACGTGCAGGCGTTCGTCGACGCCGGCGCGGCCGACCTCGTGCAGGTCAAAACGCCCGATCTGGGCGGCATCCACCGCAGCGGACAGGCGGTCCGCTACTGCGAGGGAACCGACACCCGCGCCTATCTCGGTGGCACCTGCAACGAGACGGAAACCTCCGCACGCGCCTGCGCTCACGTCGCGCTCGCGACCAACGCCGCGCAGGTGCTCGCAAAGCCCGGGATGGGCTTCGACGAGGGGTACATGATCGTCGAAAACGAGATGCGACGCACGATCGCCCGCCGCAAGCGGGACCGACAGCAACAGACCGACGAGGTGACTGCAGATGACTGA
- the glmS gene encoding methylaspartate mutase subunit S, with product MVSDTMSQTVVLGVIGSDAHVVGITILEQAFSAAGFDVVNLGVQTSQEEFAEAAVTHDAEAVLVSSLYGHAEQDCQGFHGVLEDADVDAVTYIGGNLAVGQDEFEQTRRTFRELGFDRVFDSETDPEDAIAALREDLQISPTESERATITS from the coding sequence ATGGTTTCGGATACGATGTCCCAAACGGTCGTCCTCGGCGTGATCGGCTCCGATGCCCACGTCGTTGGCATCACAATCTTAGAGCAAGCCTTCAGTGCAGCCGGCTTCGATGTCGTGAATCTCGGCGTTCAGACCTCCCAGGAGGAGTTCGCCGAGGCAGCGGTAACCCACGACGCGGAGGCTGTACTGGTCTCCTCGCTCTACGGCCACGCCGAGCAGGACTGCCAGGGATTCCACGGCGTCCTCGAGGACGCGGACGTCGACGCGGTCACGTACATCGGCGGCAACCTCGCCGTCGGTCAAGACGAGTTCGAGCAGACCCGCCGTACCTTCCGGGAGCTCGGCTTCGACCGCGTCTTCGATTCCGAAACCGACCCTGAGGACGCGATTGCCGCGCTCCGCGAGGATCTCCAGATCTCACCGACGGAGTCGGAACGGGCGACTATCACTTCGTAG
- a CDS encoding creatininase family protein: MYLGDEAWPDLETYFDSESLALVPLGSTEQHGPHLPEATDHLIAEAFAREVADRTGYLCTPTVNIGVSGHHRQFHGTMWVEPPAFRSYMESLTRNLTAHGIDRVIYVNAHGGNVPHLREVGARLRQDEVAYAIEWMWDESIPDLVDELFEQNGPHGGPKETSMIQFLEPTLVHDDRLQDARDEGVPSVDDAETVKHGSRTFYDAADNTDNGVLGDQTDASAQKGRDLFEAASDQLVALCEWLDAQPFEDLLPRDHV, from the coding sequence ATGTATCTCGGTGACGAAGCATGGCCGGACCTCGAGACGTACTTCGATTCGGAATCGCTCGCGCTCGTGCCGCTCGGATCGACGGAACAACACGGTCCCCATCTGCCCGAGGCGACCGATCACCTGATCGCGGAGGCGTTCGCGCGCGAGGTCGCCGATCGAACGGGCTATCTCTGCACGCCGACGGTGAACATCGGCGTCAGTGGACACCACCGGCAGTTCCACGGGACGATGTGGGTCGAACCGCCGGCGTTCCGATCGTACATGGAGTCGCTGACCCGAAACCTCACCGCTCACGGAATCGATCGGGTCATCTACGTGAACGCTCACGGCGGTAACGTCCCACATCTGCGGGAGGTCGGGGCACGGCTCCGGCAAGACGAGGTCGCATACGCGATCGAGTGGATGTGGGACGAGTCGATTCCGGACCTCGTCGACGAACTATTCGAGCAAAACGGGCCCCACGGCGGCCCGAAAGAGACCTCGATGATCCAGTTCCTCGAGCCGACGCTGGTCCACGACGACCGCCTGCAGGACGCCAGAGACGAGGGTGTTCCGAGCGTCGACGACGCCGAGACGGTCAAACACGGCTCGCGGACGTTCTACGATGCGGCGGACAACACCGACAACGGCGTTCTGGGCGACCAGACCGACGCGTCCGCCCAGAAGGGCAGGGACCTCTTCGAAGCCGCGAGCGACCAGCTCGTCGCGCTCTGTGAGTGGCTCGACGCCCAGCCGTTCGAGGACCTGCTCCCGAGAGACCACGTGTGA
- a CDS encoding methylaspartate mutase subunit E, with translation MIRDERIPSDELRRIDEEIRSNWPTGADVDFEDAIEYHESLPDHKRFADVLESADKPLLQPRAGVPRLDDQIELLQYLLEEGQADLLPTTIDSYTRDNEYEKAQQGLDKALETGDDTLNGFPAVNHGVDGCRELIDAVDAPIEVRHGTPDARLLAAITFAGGFQSFEGGPISYNIPYTKRHGLEETIEKWQFVDRLAGAYTERGVRINREPFGPLTGTLVPPSIAIAVMLVEGKLAATQGVRSITLGYGQVGNVVQDVAALNALKKLGNEYLPDEVVVTTVFHEWMGGFPPDEARANGVISLGGMTAAIAQPDKVITKSPQEFQGVPTKEANSAGLRTTRQVIDMAIEQKIDIDGIEEEQDLIERETRCLMDTIFEHGDGDVVQGTLKAFDSGALDVPFAPSDSARGAVLPARDDDGRVRIFEWADLAMDDDIKEIHRARLSQRADTEGRDQSFRMVADDVDAISDGKLIGRPQGDV, from the coding sequence ATGATACGAGACGAACGCATTCCATCCGACGAGCTACGGCGTATCGACGAAGAGATCCGGTCGAACTGGCCGACGGGTGCAGACGTCGACTTCGAGGACGCGATCGAATACCACGAGTCGCTTCCCGACCACAAGCGATTCGCGGACGTCCTCGAGTCGGCCGACAAGCCCCTCCTCCAGCCACGAGCCGGCGTTCCCCGGCTCGACGACCAGATCGAACTCCTCCAGTACCTTCTCGAAGAGGGACAGGCCGATCTCCTGCCGACCACGATCGACTCGTACACGCGCGACAACGAGTACGAGAAGGCCCAGCAGGGGCTCGACAAGGCCCTCGAGACGGGCGACGACACCCTCAACGGCTTCCCGGCCGTCAACCACGGTGTCGACGGCTGCCGCGAACTGATCGACGCGGTCGACGCGCCGATCGAGGTCCGTCACGGCACGCCCGACGCCCGGCTGCTCGCGGCGATCACCTTCGCCGGCGGCTTCCAGAGCTTCGAGGGCGGCCCCATCTCCTACAACATTCCGTACACGAAACGCCACGGGTTAGAGGAAACGATCGAGAAGTGGCAGTTCGTCGATCGACTCGCGGGGGCCTACACCGAACGGGGCGTGCGGATCAACCGCGAACCCTTCGGCCCACTGACGGGGACCCTGGTCCCGCCGTCGATCGCGATCGCGGTCATGCTGGTCGAGGGCAAACTCGCCGCCACGCAGGGCGTGCGCTCGATCACCCTCGGCTACGGGCAGGTCGGCAACGTCGTGCAAGACGTCGCCGCCCTGAACGCCCTCAAGAAGTTGGGCAACGAGTACCTCCCCGACGAGGTCGTCGTCACGACGGTCTTCCACGAGTGGATGGGCGGCTTCCCGCCGGACGAGGCCCGCGCCAACGGCGTCATCAGCCTCGGCGGCATGACCGCCGCCATCGCCCAGCCGGACAAGGTCATCACCAAGTCGCCCCAGGAGTTCCAGGGGGTTCCGACCAAGGAGGCCAACTCGGCTGGCCTGCGCACGACCCGGCAGGTCATCGACATGGCGATCGAGCAAAAGATCGACATCGACGGCATCGAGGAGGAACAGGACCTCATCGAGCGCGAGACCCGCTGTCTGATGGACACCATCTTCGAGCACGGCGACGGCGACGTCGTTCAGGGGACGCTCAAGGCCTTCGACTCCGGCGCACTCGACGTGCCCTTCGCACCCAGCGACAGCGCACGGGGTGCCGTCCTTCCCGCACGGGACGACGACGGTCGCGTCCGCATCTTCGAGTGGGCCGACCTCGCGATGGACGACGACATCAAGGAGATTCACAGAGCCCGACTGTCCCAACGTGCGGACACCGAGGGCCGCGATCAGTCGTTCCGGATGGTCGCGGACGACGTCGACGCGATCAGCGACGGAAAACTCATCGGCCGACCCCAGGGTGACGTCTAA
- a CDS encoding acyl-CoA dehydrogenase family protein, with protein sequence MELLDDSIVPEHAHDVKAEAREFAREHIQPNAQEYFQSGEYPEEILEAGREANLVAQDIPEEWGGRGLDLAQLLAMTEEFYRADAGIALTLQLASFGCEITYEHGSEEQCERYIRPVAEGDQRSGLAVSEPDTGSDLAGMQTTADKDGDEYVINGEKYWIGNGVEADWITLYARTGNDEDNRYGNHSMFIVPTDTDGYEAEHIPEKMAMRASKQAHIEFDDCRVPEENLIGSEGDGFMLLADFFNHGRVAVAGHGLGIAAAAIEEAWEFTHDREEFGRTISDFQSVQHGLADMLVEFESARTLTWRAREKVANEDNAGYWAAMAKTKATETAVDVAEQGMQFHGGRSVLDERRIARVYRDARIPVIYEGANEIQRNLIYGQAP encoded by the coding sequence ATGGAACTGCTCGACGACAGCATCGTCCCGGAGCACGCACACGACGTGAAAGCCGAGGCTCGCGAGTTCGCACGCGAACACATCCAACCGAACGCCCAGGAGTACTTCCAGTCGGGCGAGTATCCCGAGGAGATCCTCGAGGCGGGACGGGAAGCGAACCTCGTGGCACAGGACATTCCCGAGGAGTGGGGTGGCCGGGGCCTGGATCTCGCGCAGTTGCTCGCGATGACCGAAGAGTTCTACCGGGCCGACGCGGGGATCGCGCTGACGCTCCAGCTGGCGAGTTTCGGCTGTGAGATCACGTACGAACACGGCTCCGAGGAACAGTGTGAGAGGTACATCCGACCCGTCGCCGAGGGCGACCAGCGGTCCGGGCTCGCGGTCTCCGAACCCGACACCGGCAGCGACCTCGCGGGGATGCAGACCACGGCCGACAAAGACGGCGACGAGTACGTCATCAACGGGGAAAAGTACTGGATCGGCAACGGCGTCGAGGCCGACTGGATAACGCTCTACGCGCGGACCGGGAACGACGAGGACAACCGCTACGGCAACCACTCGATGTTCATCGTCCCGACGGATACGGACGGCTACGAGGCCGAGCATATCCCCGAAAAGATGGCGATGCGCGCCTCGAAGCAGGCCCACATCGAGTTCGACGACTGCCGCGTTCCCGAAGAGAACCTGATCGGCTCGGAGGGAGACGGCTTCATGCTCCTCGCGGACTTCTTCAACCACGGTCGCGTCGCCGTCGCCGGCCACGGGCTCGGTATCGCCGCGGCCGCTATCGAAGAGGCCTGGGAGTTCACCCACGATCGAGAGGAGTTCGGGCGGACGATCAGCGACTTCCAGAGCGTCCAACACGGCCTCGCTGACATGCTCGTCGAGTTCGAGAGCGCCCGGACGCTCACGTGGCGTGCCCGCGAGAAGGTGGCCAACGAGGACAACGCGGGCTACTGGGCCGCGATGGCGAAGACGAAGGCAACCGAGACGGCAGTCGACGTCGCCGAACAGGGCATGCAGTTCCACGGCGGCCGTTCGGTATTGGACGAGCGTCGGATCGCCCGCGTCTATCGGGACGCGCGGATCCCGGTTATCTACGAGGGGGCGAACGAAATCCAGCGCAACCTGATCTACGGGCAAGCGCCCTGA
- the mch gene encoding 2-methylfumaryl-CoA hydratase, with translation MTDWTDPDTFAQALEEVETKEKGNCFEDFEEGDVIEHDPGLTLTRWGNEQWMGQTLNHDPAYWRTDAAEDRGFDEPPIHPDYLTAATLGITVEDLSEKGGYFLGRTDVRFPESPVYAGTELHVESEVVNCATSSSRPEYGIVSWRTRGTDAETGDVLCSYERTNMIPRRDPVATDGSGTAAAEDEDEPDLPEEFIAPEGGYYEDFVAALEQADDENAAVAYRHERGRTQDDVTVASLPLATLNTAKQHHNVDVMSDSPSGNIVTYGDVTRSTALGHARSDEQTWREVGFDDESFHTFVAVGDTVYAFTRVIEAEDDASSDEAGTVTFEHIAFNQDDEPVYSGTRTAEIRKRSN, from the coding sequence ATGACTGACTGGACCGATCCGGACACGTTCGCACAGGCACTCGAGGAAGTCGAGACGAAAGAGAAGGGCAACTGCTTCGAGGACTTCGAGGAGGGCGATGTGATCGAGCACGATCCCGGGCTCACCCTCACCCGCTGGGGCAACGAACAGTGGATGGGCCAGACGTTGAACCACGACCCCGCCTACTGGCGGACCGACGCCGCCGAGGACCGCGGGTTCGACGAACCGCCGATCCACCCGGACTATCTGACCGCGGCGACGCTGGGCATCACCGTCGAGGATCTCAGCGAGAAGGGCGGCTACTTCCTCGGACGGACCGACGTGCGGTTCCCCGAATCGCCCGTCTACGCGGGCACCGAACTCCACGTCGAGAGCGAGGTCGTCAACTGTGCGACCTCGAGTTCCCGACCCGAGTACGGCATCGTCTCCTGGCGAACCCGCGGCACGGACGCCGAGACCGGCGACGTGCTCTGCTCCTACGAGCGGACGAACATGATCCCGCGTCGCGACCCCGTCGCGACCGACGGAAGCGGCACAGCGGCCGCCGAGGACGAGGACGAACCCGACCTCCCCGAGGAGTTCATCGCGCCCGAGGGCGGCTACTACGAGGACTTCGTCGCCGCGCTCGAGCAAGCCGACGACGAGAACGCTGCCGTCGCCTACCGCCACGAGCGCGGCCGCACGCAGGACGACGTGACCGTCGCCTCGCTCCCGTTGGCGACGCTGAACACGGCCAAGCAACACCACAACGTCGACGTGATGAGCGACTCGCCGTCGGGCAACATCGTCACCTACGGGGACGTGACCCGATCGACGGCGCTTGGCCACGCCCGCTCGGACGAACAGACCTGGCGCGAGGTCGGCTTCGACGACGAATCGTTCCACACGTTCGTCGCCGTCGGCGACACCGTCTACGCCTTCACGCGCGTCATCGAGGCCGAGGACGACGCCTCGAGCGACGAGGCGGGGACGGTGACGTTCGAACACATCGCGTTCAATCAGGACGACGAACCCGTCTACTCGGGAACACGAACCGCCGAGATTCGAAAGCGTTCTAACTGA
- the nikR gene encoding nickel-responsive transcriptional regulator NikR — MAVVSVSMPDELLDRLDQFAEEHGYTGRSEVVREASRNLLGEFEDTRLEDRDLMGIVTVLFDYETTSVEERMMHLRHEHESLVASNFHSHVGDHYCMELFVLEGELEDISAFVGKIRATRDALTVDYSVIPVDSFDPLAQG, encoded by the coding sequence ATGGCAGTCGTCAGCGTCTCGATGCCGGACGAACTCCTGGATCGACTCGACCAATTCGCCGAGGAACACGGCTACACCGGGCGGAGCGAAGTCGTCAGGGAGGCCTCGCGGAACCTGCTCGGGGAGTTCGAGGACACCCGACTCGAGGACCGGGACCTGATGGGGATCGTCACGGTGTTGTTCGATTACGAGACCACGAGCGTCGAAGAACGGATGATGCACCTGCGTCACGAACACGAGTCCCTCGTCGCCTCGAACTTCCACAGCCACGTCGGCGATCACTACTGCATGGAACTGTTCGTCCTCGAGGGCGAACTCGAGGATATCTCGGCGTTCGTCGGGAAGATCCGGGCGACCAGGGACGCACTGACCGTCGACTACTCCGTGATCCCGGTCGATAGCTTCGATCCGCTCGCGCAGGGCTAG
- a CDS encoding glycerophosphodiester phosphodiesterase produces MLERATAERPSRGTSIPNRTNSVDDRTAPPIRTGERDGATATGRRRGVLIGAAGLTVASGLRLTDGLGGATDDDRETGEPSRESDPTLIAHRGFAGENPENTIAAVEAAANGDGATARQADFVEIDVVPTADDDVVVFHDDGLSERGGDGLTDASGIVWETDTETVTSAEVLDSGETVPLLTAVLDAIPSSVGVNVELKNPGSSDLRFGEKLSSSELDGQKEIWRPFVERVLEIGDDYENEILLSSFYEAALATSREASTYPIAPLVGDSITDGLEIARTYDAEAIHPPIGMIQGTSFVDASDVADVDPVTLAHEEGRDVNVWTVETSEQAHQLAAAGVDGVIADYSDLLDRSSSR; encoded by the coding sequence ATGCTCGAACGCGCCACTGCGGAGCGACCGTCGCGTGGAACGTCGATTCCGAATCGGACGAACAGCGTCGACGATCGAACAGCCCCACCGATCCGAACTGGGGAGCGAGACGGGGCGACGGCGACGGGTCGTCGGCGAGGGGTCCTGATCGGCGCAGCGGGACTCACGGTGGCGAGCGGGCTCAGGCTCACCGACGGGCTGGGCGGGGCGACCGACGACGACCGCGAAACGGGGGAGCCATCGCGGGAGAGCGACCCGACGCTCATCGCACACCGCGGGTTCGCCGGAGAGAACCCCGAGAACACGATCGCGGCCGTCGAAGCGGCCGCGAACGGCGACGGAGCGACCGCCCGGCAGGCCGATTTCGTCGAAATCGACGTCGTGCCGACGGCCGACGACGACGTGGTGGTCTTCCACGACGACGGGCTATCCGAGCGCGGTGGTGACGGTCTGACCGATGCGAGCGGGATCGTCTGGGAGACCGACACTGAAACCGTGACCAGCGCGGAGGTACTCGACAGCGGCGAGACGGTCCCGCTTCTCACGGCGGTGCTGGACGCGATCCCATCGAGCGTCGGCGTGAACGTCGAGTTGAAGAATCCCGGCAGTTCGGACCTGCGGTTCGGCGAGAAACTCTCCAGTAGCGAACTGGACGGCCAGAAAGAGATCTGGCGGCCGTTCGTCGAACGCGTCCTCGAGATCGGCGACGACTACGAGAACGAGATCCTCCTCTCGTCGTTTTACGAGGCGGCACTCGCGACGAGCCGCGAGGCGTCGACGTACCCGATCGCACCGCTGGTTGGAGACTCGATCACGGACGGGCTCGAGATCGCCCGGACGTACGACGCGGAGGCGATTCATCCGCCGATAGGGATGATTCAGGGGACGTCGTTCGTCGACGCGTCGGACGTGGCGGACGTCGATCCGGTTACCCTCGCCCACGAGGAGGGCCGCGACGTGAACGTCTGGACCGTCGAGACGAGCGAGCAGGCCCACCAGCTCGCGGCGGCCGGCGTCGACGGGGTCATCGCCGACTACTCGGATCTGCTCGATCGTTCCAGTAGTCGCTGA
- a CDS encoding cupin domain-containing protein has product MSYRKVNYEDVEEVSSAMHFLSDPLETEQVGVTVARCDPGWNSKPHDHTDNDHEEIYVLIEGAATVVVDDEPVEMEAGDALWIPPSSTRQIRNDDQESAFVLVSAPSIADDDGDDGEWSLSGFAG; this is encoded by the coding sequence ATGTCCTACCGGAAGGTAAACTACGAAGACGTCGAGGAGGTCTCGAGCGCAATGCACTTCCTCAGTGACCCACTCGAGACCGAACAGGTGGGCGTGACGGTCGCACGCTGTGACCCCGGCTGGAACAGCAAACCACACGACCACACCGACAACGATCACGAGGAGATCTACGTCCTCATCGAGGGAGCAGCGACGGTCGTCGTCGACGACGAACCGGTCGAGATGGAGGCGGGCGATGCGCTGTGGATTCCGCCGTCGTCGACGCGCCAGATCCGCAACGACGACCAGGAGAGCGCGTTCGTCCTCGTGAGCGCGCCGAGCATCGCCGACGACGACGGCGACGACGGGGAGTGGTCGCTCTCGGGCTTTGCCGGCTAA
- a CDS encoding response regulator encodes MSRPRVLCVSSNRSTRASLTLSLTDAPVDVVIAQRSTEAADRLEREEIDAVVIDASTVANVPGLVDTVDSEAPETPTFVHWDGDGDDSVVLSDVLARAADDSATRLANTITDRLATETNTQIPIETGPNADGSHKDAESAHAVRDLPADLMGLVSRVRCRLVDATSPRTVERTLREELTGHDSITFAWLGEYDRGERAVIPWLSDHDRAEWPLQNSFSIGDGDHLLLERAIRTRTLQIQQYAENFVAGESWHPAV; translated from the coding sequence ATGAGCCGGCCGCGCGTGCTCTGTGTCAGTAGCAATCGCTCGACGCGGGCGTCGCTTACGCTATCGCTTACGGACGCCCCAGTCGACGTCGTCATCGCCCAGCGATCCACAGAGGCGGCCGACCGACTCGAGCGGGAGGAGATCGACGCGGTCGTCATCGATGCGAGCACCGTCGCAAACGTCCCGGGACTCGTCGATACCGTCGACTCGGAAGCCCCCGAAACGCCGACGTTCGTCCACTGGGACGGGGACGGCGACGACAGTGTCGTTTTGAGCGACGTGCTCGCTCGCGCGGCCGACGATTCGGCAACGCGGCTGGCGAATACGATCACCGACCGTCTCGCGACCGAAACGAACACGCAAATACCGATCGAGACCGGCCCGAACGCCGACGGTTCCCACAAAGATGCCGAGAGCGCACATGCCGTCCGGGACCTCCCTGCGGACCTGATGGGACTGGTCAGCCGCGTTCGGTGCCGACTGGTCGATGCCACCTCACCCCGTACCGTCGAACGGACGCTCCGCGAAGAACTGACGGGTCACGATTCGATCACGTTCGCCTGGCTCGGGGAGTACGATCGCGGTGAACGAGCGGTCATTCCGTGGCTCTCCGACCACGACAGGGCCGAGTGGCCGCTCCAGAACTCGTTCAGTATCGGCGACGGCGACCACCTGCTGCTCGAGCGAGCCATCCGAACCCGAACCCTCCAGATCCAACAGTACGCCGAGAACTTCGTCGCCGGAGAGTCCTGGCATCCGGCGGTCTAG